From Felis catus isolate Fca126 chromosome B4, F.catus_Fca126_mat1.0, whole genome shotgun sequence:
AACTCATATGATCTCAGAGAGTCCTATGATCTGGGGAGAAGTTGTTTCTAACTTTAAAACTAGAGTTGAGATTTCTCTCTCAAGGtataaaaaaaagatgtcttaCCATAGGCTTGGCATCAGAAGACAggcctaaagaagaaaataaaaaaagttttatttaacattttaattttttttaatgtttatttttgagaaagagacagacaaagcaagtgcaggggaggaacacagagaaggagagacagaatcccaagcaggctccgtactgtcagcacaaagcccaacacagagatcatgacctgggccaaagtcggatgtttaaccaaaccacccaagcgccctggtagagccactttagaaaacaatttggcagttactcaaaaagttaaacagagaatgtaccatatgacccaataatCCCACTTCTCACTATACACTCAAGAGAAACGAAACATACATCCACACCAAAACTTatatatgaatgttcacagcagcatgagCTATAGTagccaaaagtaaaaacaaccccaatgtccattagctgatgaatggataaaatgtggcatatgcatacaatggaTAATTAtccaacattaaaaagaaaggaagtactGATGCATTCTATAATGTGGATGAACCCTGAATACATTATGctaagaagccagtcacaaaaaaactATGAATTGtacaattctatttatatgaaggcAAATTTATATGCACAGAAGAAAATGAGTGGTTGTTTGGgtaggggaggtgggagggaatggGAAACAATTGCTAATaagtacagggtttctttttggggagaTGAACATGTAAAATTAGACtgtggtgatgactgcacaatgctgtgaatatattttttaaaaaaccattgaattatatactttaaatggataAGCTATATGgaatatgaattatatttcaataaagctgttaaaaaaaagaaagacgggtgagtgagtggctcagttggttaagcgtctgatttcggctcaggtcactatctcattgcttgtgagttcaagccccacatcaggctctctgctgtcagcacagagtctgctttggatcctctgtctcattcttgctctgcctctcccccgctcatgctctccctctcaaaaataaacatttaaaaataaacaaacaaataaaacaaaacatgtagTGATAGTGGCTAGAATTTTgctagtctttttaaaaagcacaccaAAACACTAGATCTTTGGAGGACATTTTCTTAACACACTTTAAACTGACAGATCACTAGGAAGACTAAATTAGATTAagatattacatttaaaatttaagtctCTAGAATGtggactttattctttttgaaagtaactttttcctggggcacctgggtggttaagtaggttaagtgtctgactcttgctttcagctcatcatgatctcatggtttgtgaattcagggctcactgctgtcagggcagagcctgcttcagagcctctgttcgtctctctgcccctccccagcttacacttgaaagaaaaaacaaaacaaaacaaaatattctctctctccctctactcctctcccgtttacactctctctaaaataaaaaaattttaagaagtaacTTTTCCCCTAATTTATTACAAGATACATATTCAAtgtactaattttaaaaacatagaccAGCAAAAAGTCGTCACTCAAAATTCCACCAATCAGAGACCAGGAGCAGTAACAATTTAGTATATATTCCTCCAACCTCTattcctttttatattaaaaaatttttttaatttttatttttaagtaaactccatgGTCACATGTGCGGCCTGAACTTACAACTTTAAGATCCAAAGTCACTTGTTCCACCAATTAAGCCAGTCAGGCAACCCCAACTTTTTTCTATCCATATGTGTACTTCTACTACCAAAAGGGGAATATACtgcaaatacaattttataacctgttttcacttaatatttttctgacaAATTTTCTTCAGTATCACTTTAACATTTACATAGTCTTCTACTATATACTATGGTAcacatttatttaaccaattcccTATTGTATATTACATTGTTTCCAATTACCACTAAAAATAATACTGTGATAATCCTTATGGCTAACCAAGTCTTTAAGCATATCCAAGATCATTTCCTtgtaaattcctagaagttaaGACTGCTGAAGCAAAAGAACTCTGTTCTTTCACCACTCACATAAGGCAGAACACCGGACAGGTACACAATAATTACATGCTGATTTGAGACACCAGAATAAGTAgggaaagtaataaaaaaatgaaacttctcTAAAGATGTCCAAGAAGACCAAAACAAATGTTGGTACTCCCTCCTATGCTAAATTGCCTGGGAAGGCTTAAGTTTTACGTAAAGCAAAGAGGTGAATGCTGTAACCTCTTAAAGGTTTTCTAAAACTAACAAGTTTGCCTTAATTTGTTgtgacagaaaagtaaaaatataaagacaactTTCTCATTCGAGTCTCTGTACTCTTACCTTTTGATGGAACTGAAGAAATCCCAAAtctgtagaaagaaaaacaagttaaattTTAGGAAGCTGTTCACACTCCTGGTTGTCTGTCTCCGTGTCAAGTGTACATATGGCACTTCTTGCTTGTGATCTCAAGCCTTGCAATCATTAGCTAATTCTAACAACCTCATGAAAGAGGTTCAGTTTACTCTTTTTCTCACCAAGAGCCCACAGAATAAGCTAAAAGGGAGCCTTATCAAAATTGGGGGAAGTCAGTTTCTGACTTTCACCTATTAGAAAAATTCTGCTTGATAAGACCCAATCTATAGCTACTACATCCAAATCAGGAGAGATGTTCTGAACAAAGCCAAAAGAGTATTTCTTTTCAGCAAGGTCTCTATTCTACTTAAAACcaagaattatatttaaaatctagGATCACGCCTCCACCTTCGTACTATCACTATCTCAGATCTAAAAGGCTCAGGACACTCACCTTGCTGCCCGAGCAGCTTTTTTACTCTCTAAGCTCACAGGTACATTGAATCGCTCAGCTCTCTTCTGCATTCTCTAGgtgataaaaagacaaaagaagtggaagagaaaaattaatttctggtttccttctttaaagagaaaagttgTTTAGAAGAGGGTATCTTTAGAACATCAGAAGTATATTTCATAAGGTCTAAACTGAGAATACTGACACCCCTAGAGGATATCAGGTTGTATTCACCCAGGGCTTAACTCAACAGCCTTTTccagaaagcaaacacaaaagaCTATTATTACATTCATGtcctcaaaaacaaaaggaaaggaataaaataaaacccacattCTGCACGAAGCCAAGAAGACAAAAGCTGTGTTTAGTTGACCTTTGAAAACGGATCAAAGGAACAGCTTGGTTCCAACACTAGTAGTACTCTTTCAGTTAGAAATGAGGCAGTGTTGTCCTATGCCATCTCTACTTTAAAggtaccaaaacaaaacaaacaaaaaaacccccaaaaaaccccaTACATCTCAACTGGAACCTAACTTCAGAGATCTTGACACAAAGTCCAGAGACATTTCAGTCTTACCAGCTTTCCAGTAGTGACATCTTcccttatttttcatcttttccaagGTACAATCCTCCCAAACTCTAATCCTAGTTTGCCAACATCTAAAGAGAGATACCACTAAAGCCTTAGTACTATATACAAAAAGACTAGGGCTTCAAAGATGACTATGCCAAcccaaatattttcccaaaggcAGGTGGTGGCAGAAAAATATATCAATACCAAAACCTGTCAATACTGATTTTCTGCGTATGAGTCAGTTCTTTAAAGTGATGATACAGATAGAATAAAAagaagggtgcttgggtggcttagtcagttgggcgtccaacttcatgatctcagtttgtgagttcgagccccatgtcaggctctgtgctgacagcctggagcctgcttcggattctgtgtctccctctctctctgcccctcctctgctcatgttctgtctctctctctctcaaaaataaataaacattaaaaaaaaaaaagtaagaaacagaaagatataTAGAAAGACTGCTTTTCTACTAGGGAGCAGAATACCTACCTCAGTCTGTGGTATCTCAGATGTAATTTTTACCACTTTCTTCTCTGTTGTcctggaaatgaaagaaattttttttaaatcagaaaacttATTAATATTCTAACCCTAAACCTTAGAATGTAGAAGAATTCACCTGAATCAGGTCTTCTGTCCCATTATCTCTCCATCATCCCTTAGTCCAAAAAAATATGAAACCCAAGAGAACCTCAGTTTCTTGAACTGCCATCTATTGATGAGTTCAAATAACAGACTAACCTACTTTgctaaataaagtattaaaaaaataggggcgcctgggtggctcagttggttgagcgtccgacttcagctcaggtcatgatctcacactccgtgagtttgagccctgcattgggctctgtgctgtcagctcagagcctggagcctgcttcagattctgtgtctccctctctctgtccctcccctgctcatgctctgtccctgtctcaaaaataaataaaaacattaaaaagaaaagtattaaaaaaatatatcagaaaagaGGTATATACAGTGGGTTGAAGAAAAACACTCAAAGGACACCAGAAACCATTTCATTTACTTTAGGAACTTTAAATTTACTTCCGGACTAATGACTATTCCTCCAACCCTCATTTAAATGGCAGCTCTCAATTTTCATCACGACGACGATTAACAAGTGTTATTCTACAAGCTCTGGTTTCCTTGTGTTACAAATCCTTTATTTCTCCCATGGGAACTGTAGCTCCAGCTAGAATAGTCAAagtgagacaaataaaaatgccaaagggAGTGGGAAGAAAAAAGGCTATGGGGAGTTTGAATTAGGAAAACATGGTAAGCTACTAGTCAAAAGgtttaacagaaaacaaaagagggggGACCATAGGGGTGGGAGACAAAGTTCGGAAGTACCCAGGATAAACGGAAGGGCATTAACCCTCCACCAAACAACTCCCATAAAACTGTGGGTCATAACCAGTCTCATTAAGGTCCCTCATTTAAAGACATGGACAGCCTTTGTTCCAGTATCCCGGACACTTTTCCCATTTGATGCCCTGAAAGGTAGTAATGGTTTAATGGCATTTTCAGAGGAAGCAATTCTGGAACAGGAACTTACTCTCTCCATCCTTTTGTTGGAGGTCCCTGAACTGACAGATAAGCAATGGGTGCCCCCTGCTGACCATAACTACATCCTACAATATTTAACTGCCCTGTTTGGGGATGGAGGGTgttggtgaggggtggggaggagatcAAACTAGAAACAAGCATATTTTGGGAGAACCTCAAGCCAAAGATGAAGCAAGAAGATCTCCTTTCGAATGTTCAAAGCACCTATATTAGCCCTGAATATTCCTACTTTAAAGAAATTCCTGAATTCTTCCCATTTCCTGGTCATTCTTCCTTCTCCAGCTCTCTGTCTTGTTCTGGCAGAAAGGGTCACTGAAGTGTAATGTTTTACTTGAAGTCCAATGCCATTAAGACCTCCGCCAACCTCAAGCTAATGACTTTCTTCACATTCCCATCTTGAAGCACAATTACTGCAGTACACCTCGTGGTAGAAAGGGAACCCCAGAGAGGAAGCTTCCTTCTGCTGTGTTCCAACTCCTTCAGGCACAATTAAGCTCAAGCCATAAATACACATCACATTTTGGAACTCATGGGAAATTTCTTCTCTTCACTGAGAAATTTCTCTCCTACTCATAGGCACATACAAGACATCCTCCAAACTTCAGGGACCCAGAACCTTTCTGTAGTCTAACCACAACTATCCCTCTAAAGAGCAAAATCacctccccaaacacacacactttcaaaTTCCTTGTTTAGAAATTCATTAATAAAATCAAAGCCCTCTAAATGAAGAATTACACATTTTACATATTCTAAGGATAATGAAACTTCTAGAATTTTCAAACTTCACTGTTAACCCACACAAGCCAATTATCACTGTATTTACCTCATCTTCTTTCTTACTCTAGAAGTCCCCAAAACATCAGTACTTTAAAGCTATtctatagggcgcctgggtggctaagttggttaagcgtctgactcttgattttggctcaggtcatgatctcacagtttgtgagttcaagccccatattgggttctgtgctgacagcatggagcctgctggggattctctccctcaaaaataagtaagtaaacttaaaactaTTCCATAAGCCATTTCCTTAAGGTAATATATCTAAACATAAACCTCCTATGATGGAAGATAACTACATGGCTTTAGAAAGCAGTATTGTTAGACAAAAATGCACATCCCCTTGCAGCAAATCCACTGCAAGGAGTTTATCATATGGACATACTTGTGTCAGTATAAAAATAGTTACATAACAACATTCATCACTGCATTTTTTGCTACTATGAATTATCTAAATTTCCACCAATAGGAAACTGATGAAATTACTGTTTATCTATAGGATGGAGTACTATTAGCTGCTAGAAAGAATAAGGTTCTAAATTGATAAGTATTAAATCTGGGTGATAGGTATATGGGGGTCTATTATACTATTCTTGTAACTTTTGTATATACTTGCAATTTCCATAACaagctaagagaaaaaaaaaaagacctatcaCTTACAAGGATAATTATCCTTATTCCATACAGCTGATGTGAGGATTAAGCGACAATACACGTAAAAATGCTTATAACCCTGCCTAatatacacagtaaaaccttggtttgcaagcataatttattcaggaaacatgcttataatccaaagcactagtatttcaaagcgaatttcaagaacccttggctcagttgtgatcatgtgacatttggtgtcacatactacttgtattgcaagctATTGCTtgttaagttaaaatttattagacatgtttgctcatcttgtggaacacttgcagaacaagttactcacaatctaaggttttactgtaactcacatttaaataaaaacattacatgtAATGATACAAAAAGATCTCcagatctgaaaaaaaatcaaggaaccCACAATATGtctggtgtgtgtatgtatctgtatatacACAAACTCCCCATATAAAACATTCTAAGAGAATATACTGAAAACCTCTGGGAAGTCAGATGCGGGTGGGAACAAGAGGTACATAATTCTCTATTTATATACTCCTCTACGTATTGTTTGATTTTCACTAACACATATATGATCTCTTATAATTAACTGCATAAATATAGCTACGaggaacaaaaattttaaaaaggattccaCTGTTACTAATGTGGAGTATAAAATGGCCAGACATTCATAGGAAGAGTCCCCCAGAAAGATGTTTGTGATCaacctttttgtttgtctgtctgttttatTATCAACCTTGTGGGATACATAAATCAAGATCTACTTCCCACTCTAGTACTTTGGCCTCCCTTCCTCCATTGTAaatcaaaaaaggaagagaaaatatagtgTTACCCCAGAGATATAATCTCTGCTCAGTACCCTCCCTCCTTACAAAATTCCTTATACACAGAGAATCTATATGACTCTCTATATGGAAAAAGAATCACCTATTATGGTGCTACCCCAGAGGCTAGAACTAAACTCTGTCTGGGCTTGAAGTCTCCTGGTCCTAATTATCTATTACATAACCCAGAGACAAACTACTTTGCTTCACTGGGACCGTGTACTTAAAATGAATTAGACTCTTCTGAAAATGATctaatgagaaatgaaaaagacaatgagagggcacttaggtggctcagttagctaagtatctgactcttgatttcagctcaggtcatgatctcatggttcattagactgaacagtgcaaagcctgcttgggattctctctccccctctctctactcctcccccgctcacttaccctctctctcaaaataaataaccttaaaaaaaaaaaaagaaaagaaataaataaaaatcgaATGGAAATGTATAAAAGGTAAGCAGAGTAAAAGACTAAAACCCCTCCATtagggagcctggatggctcagtcggttgagtgtccgacttcggctcaggtcatgatctcacagtccatgagtttgagccccgcgtcgggctctgtgctgacaaatcagagcctggagcctgtttcagattctgtgtctccgtctctctctgaccctcccctgttcatgctatgtctgtctcaaaaataaataaatgttaaaaaaaattttttttttttaaaaaaggaaaaaaaagactaaaacccCTCCAAAACCCAGAACTGTCTGCCCTATACTCAGATCATAAAAAAGGGATAGTTACATATCAACAGTTTTCTCAGGGGGTTCTTCCTCTTTGATAGGCAGTTCTATGGGCTTTGGTTCTTCTTCCTAAAACCAAATGAGACAATGGTTAATATAAATCAACAGTAAATACCCATCAATAAGAGAATATGAGAACTCAAAAATGAACCAATTTTTCAGAATCTTCATTCCCCCTCTGTGCTCCCCTAGCACATTAGCATTTGAGCCCTATAATAATTGATGTTAAGCAATGTGGCCAAGGTAGCAGCCACACTGACTAACCTTACTCTCCAACTCACCTCTGTTTCATCTCCCAGTACATCTTCTTCATTTGCCTCCTCTTCAgctaaagaatattaaaatattcaggtCAAGCCCTGCTAAAAAACCATCTTGATCACTGTACTTAGGCTAGAATTGTAATCATTCtgctttcccaaaataaattcaataatagAAGGTAAAAATGATGCTCTTAAAATTTGTTccacatggagaaaataaaacagtattctCTAACATTAATACAAAGTTGAACTCCAGCTGGACTGAAAAATTGTGGTGAGGTCAAACGACAACACTAGTAAAAAGTAATGTGGGAGAATATCTTTAAGATTTAGCGGTGGGGAAGGATTTTTGGAAAAAGCCCTtaagcaaaagtaatatatgaAAAATCACAGATTTTCCAAAACTAAGCAAGGACAccatggaaaaagaaacaaatgacaaagaaGGTACTTGTGCCTAAAACCAACAAGGGAATAGTTACCAGAATGTCAAATAAATGTCTGCAAACTAACAAGTGAATTATGGGAACACCAACAGAaagacagcaaaggaaaaagccaaaaaaaaacatgaacacaGCAAATGTCCAAACGTTTTAATAATTAAAGGAAAGTATATTGAGCCAGCAGATTAGCAAAAATTAAGCCACTTGATAAAATAGTTGCAAGTTCAGGTGTGTGGAGGAGATAcaagaaccctcatgcactgatGATGAGAGTGTAGATTTACAGagcaattttggaaaacaatttgtcaATGCTTAATCACaccaaatatacatttataaatagatATTAATTAGCAATCCCATTCCTGGGTATAAACTCtcacagagaaacacaaaggaaCATGAAAGTAGGCCAGGAGGCAATACAGGTGTCTATCACCAGGTGAATTAAAGTAAAATGTGGTGGATTCCATACATGGTAGAACACTATGCAGGAATTTGAATTAAAAGACTAGATGACCACACAGCTGCAGGCCATACGAAtaagtcttaaaaaggaaaaaaaaaaaaaaaaagtacttagagaaaaaaaagcaagaaggcAGGCTATGGCCTCATTGccaattctataaaaatattgtATTCCAAAACAACACTACATGGTTTACaaggacaaagacaaaaattacatATCAAGCACATTAGAATAGATGCCTAAGGGAGCTGGggtaaaagaaatgagaataaaagggaataaataaaaattacagcagGGACTTGTACAACCGGGGATAATAATATGCCTTAAATAAAgcgagttttgtttttaaaaaggtggaaTTACAGAATGTCAGAGCTAGAAGGGACCAGAGATTACCTAGGTTTATGAATTTCAAGGGTGGAAACATTTGTCTCATTTCATAGATCAGAACAGACACCTAATCATGTAAATAGTGACTGTTCAAAGTGACAGAATAAATTTGTCATAAGAGGATTCAGAATTCAAATCTTCCCATTCTCAGTCTAACGATACTTGTTTTCCCATActtccttttaaataatttgctgaaataaacttagtgtcttaaaaaagggggaggggtgtATTTCTTTACATTATAACCACTGTTTTAAATGATCAAGAGTTTTCCTGACACAGTAAATTAAGAGCTTACATCACCaacaacctaaaagaaaaaaagaaatcttcataCGGCAGAGCCTAAAAATTAACCCCCTCACTCATATTACTCTGCCTCTACAAAGCACTCACCATGCTCTTCAAGATATGCCTGGAGCCTGTTGATGAGATCTTGTTTTATTCCCTTGGTCTCCAAACCACGAGCAAGACATTCCTGCTTTAGTTCAGCAAGCTGAGAAAAAAGAGTAAAGCTTTTCCTTAGTTAACAGAATGAAcctggtgatttaaaaaaaaaaaaaaaaaaaaaaaattacttctcacaataaagaaaaaatgaaaagttcaatCCAAAACTACTGCTCCTAACTACACCAAGCCTCCAGATCCACAAAGATGGTCCACTTCCCTGTAACAATAGTCAATATACAAAAGGACTTTTCTAACAGATGGTGAAGAGTAAGTGTCCTActttaataataagaataaaaaaatgaatctttaagTAGAAAATCTAATTATCTAAAAGCAGATTCTTCTTACTATTATCCCAGATCCTTTACTGCAATCTACTATACACACGTATACAGGCCTGACCACTGAAGAATTAGGTAGATGTGTTAGCTACTTTAATGTCAACAATCAAAGAATCTAGTCAAAGTGGAAAAAATATCTAATGGCATGCCATAGGGTTCTGTggaagagttttaaattttttttaacgtttatttatttttgagacagagagagagacagagcatgaacgggggagggtcaaagagagggagacacagaatccgaaataggctccaggctccgagctgtcagcacagagcccgatgcagggctcgaactcacagaccgcgaaatcatgacctgagccagtgggccgcttaacccaactgagctacccaggcgccccagaagagtTTTAAATCAGTAATTTGACTAAACAAGCAACAAGTATGCTTATCAACTGTGCAGACAACAGGAGGAAGGATCAATGGATTACTGACAGAActaaggggtggggagggcagggaggagatcTCTTCAGAGAGAACGAGCCAAAAAGAAGATTCAATTTAGAAGGAATAGGTATACCTATAATTACAATTATATTCAAAACTTAAATTGTTCAAAAACCAGATAAGGAAGATCTGACTCAACAATAACTCTAAGGATACAGACCTTATCATTTTAGATGATTACAAGTACAAAGAGAGTTAACAGTATGATTTGCTGCCAAAGTAATTCCAGGTTATGGTAACTGAAAAACAGAATCTATATTATTAAGTGATTATTTATTTGATTCTTATTTTAAGAAGTATAATGACATGCGGATCCAAGGAAAACAAGCAGGAAAAGGAAAGCTCCAGAAATCCTATATGCAGATCACTGCACAAATAGATGTGCACTGAAAGAAGACCAATAAGAAGTCAGAAAACAGATCCCTATAGAAGAAAAAACTTTACAATTAAGGGAATATGCTGGCCATCTCTAGAAGGCTTTCAACCAAAGGAGCATTTGAAAATGGAGAGGAGAGCTTTTTTCCTCCCCACGATGATTGGGCAAGTGGAGCATTCACTGAGCAGGTCAGGCAGGCAAGGATACTATGTGGAGAACTGTCCTACTCAACAAACCAACAGCACCCTCTATTGAGAAACATGGTAGGTAAATCACCCATTAAAAATGTGGAATGGCTGCACAGCATAACATGGCCTCTTTTAAAGTCACTTGGATTCAAATTCTAGCTTTACCACTTACAGCTGTATAACCTTGCATGAAtaacttaacctctttgtgcctcagtctcctatgaaatggggataatgcaATAAATAGTACCTATATCATAGAGTTGTTAGGAAGATTAA
This genomic window contains:
- the LOC101090953 gene encoding SAP domain-containing ribonucleoprotein, with translation MASETVELHKLKLAELKQECLARGLETKGIKQDLINRLQAYLEEHAEEEANEEDVLGDETEEEEPKPIELPIKEEEPPEKTVDMTTEKKVVKITSEIPQTERMQKRAERFNVPVSLESKKAARAARFGISSVPSKGLSSDAKPMVNLDKLKERAQRFGLNVSSISRKSEDDEKLKKRKERFGIVTSSAGTGTTEDTEAKKRKRAERFGIA